One stretch of Burkholderia oklahomensis C6786 DNA includes these proteins:
- a CDS encoding hydantoinase B/oxoprolinase family protein has protein sequence MNMMSSQEVGFADLLKNGQTLKQFRDGILGRTAQTGHYNGLQRLELRESDPIRYEKMFSKLRGGLVHARETAKKIAASPIVEQEGELCFTLYNAAGDCVLTSTGIIIHVGTMGAAIKYMIENNWEANPGIHPGDMFTNNDCSIGNVHPCDIATIVPIFAHGKLVGWVGGVTHVIDTGAVTPGSMSTGQVQRFGDGYMITCRKTGVNDTPLRDWLHESQRSVRTPKYWILDERTRIAGCHMIRGLIEEVIEEEGLDAYEKFAYEVIEEGRRGLQTRIKAMTLPGKYRKVAFVDVPYNHPDVQTSSAFAKLDSIMHSPVEMEIRKDGTWRLDFEGASRWGWHSYNAHQVAFTSGIWVMMTQTLVPTQRINDGAYFGTEFHLPKGAWMNPDDRRTGHAYAWHFLVSGWSALWRGLSQAYFSRGYLEEVNAGNANTSNWLQGGGINQDGDIHAVNSFEASSCGTGACALKDGLNHAAAIWNPEGDMGDIEIWEMAEPLLYLGRNVKSNSGGYGKYRGGCGFETLRMVWKAQDWTMFFMGNGYMNSDWGLMGGYPAATGYRFEAHRTGLKERIALGESLPLGGDANPDLPDYENHLNAGAVVKRDQQCMTTEDCYGNYDLYLNYLRGGPGFGDPLDREIDAIEHDLNNALLLPEYAQKVYGAVATRDANGVWTVDAKATALQRVEIRNARLARSQPTREWMKGERERILVKHASTQVQHMFATSFGLSKKFELQFRTFWDLPDGWTLTEDELDVPTYGSKFRMDLSKMPDVNTVVLVEE, from the coding sequence ATGAACATGATGTCCAGCCAGGAAGTCGGCTTCGCCGATCTGCTCAAGAACGGCCAGACGCTGAAGCAGTTTCGCGACGGCATTCTCGGGCGCACCGCGCAGACGGGCCATTACAACGGCCTCCAGCGGCTCGAGTTGCGCGAGAGCGATCCGATCCGCTACGAGAAGATGTTCTCGAAGCTGCGCGGCGGGCTCGTGCATGCGCGCGAAACCGCGAAGAAGATCGCCGCGAGCCCGATCGTCGAACAGGAAGGCGAACTGTGCTTCACGCTCTACAACGCCGCGGGCGACTGCGTGCTGACGTCGACCGGGATCATCATCCACGTCGGCACGATGGGCGCGGCGATCAAGTACATGATCGAAAACAACTGGGAGGCGAACCCAGGCATTCATCCGGGTGACATGTTCACCAACAACGACTGCTCGATCGGCAACGTCCATCCGTGCGACATCGCGACGATCGTGCCGATCTTCGCGCACGGCAAGCTCGTCGGCTGGGTCGGCGGCGTGACGCACGTGATCGACACGGGCGCGGTGACGCCGGGCTCGATGTCGACGGGACAAGTGCAGCGCTTCGGCGACGGCTACATGATCACGTGCCGCAAGACCGGCGTGAACGACACGCCGCTGCGCGACTGGCTGCACGAGAGCCAGCGCTCGGTTCGCACGCCGAAGTACTGGATTCTCGACGAGCGCACGCGCATCGCGGGCTGTCACATGATCCGCGGCCTGATCGAGGAAGTCATCGAAGAAGAAGGCCTCGACGCGTACGAGAAGTTCGCGTACGAAGTGATCGAGGAAGGCCGCCGCGGCCTGCAGACCCGCATCAAGGCGATGACGCTGCCCGGCAAGTACCGGAAGGTCGCCTTCGTCGACGTGCCGTACAACCATCCGGACGTGCAGACGTCGTCCGCGTTCGCGAAGCTCGACTCGATCATGCACTCTCCCGTCGAGATGGAAATCCGCAAGGACGGCACCTGGCGTCTCGACTTCGAAGGCGCGAGCCGCTGGGGCTGGCACTCGTACAACGCGCATCAGGTCGCGTTCACGAGCGGCATCTGGGTGATGATGACGCAAACGCTCGTCCCCACGCAGCGCATCAACGACGGCGCGTATTTCGGCACCGAGTTCCATCTGCCGAAGGGCGCGTGGATGAACCCGGACGATCGCCGCACGGGCCACGCGTACGCGTGGCACTTCCTCGTGTCGGGCTGGAGCGCGTTGTGGCGCGGCCTGTCGCAAGCCTACTTCAGCCGCGGCTATCTCGAGGAAGTCAACGCGGGCAACGCGAACACGTCGAACTGGCTGCAAGGCGGCGGGATCAACCAGGACGGCGACATCCACGCGGTCAACAGCTTCGAGGCGTCGTCGTGCGGCACCGGCGCGTGCGCGCTCAAGGACGGCCTCAACCACGCCGCCGCGATCTGGAATCCCGAAGGCGACATGGGCGACATCGAGATCTGGGAGATGGCCGAACCGCTGCTCTATCTCGGCCGCAACGTGAAATCGAACTCCGGCGGCTACGGCAAATACCGGGGCGGCTGCGGCTTCGAGACGCTGCGCATGGTCTGGAAGGCGCAGGACTGGACGATGTTCTTCATGGGCAACGGCTACATGAACAGCGACTGGGGCCTGATGGGCGGCTATCCGGCGGCGACCGGCTATCGCTTCGAAGCGCACCGCACCGGCCTGAAGGAGCGCATCGCACTCGGCGAGAGCCTGCCGCTCGGCGGCGACGCGAATCCGGACCTTCCCGACTACGAGAATCACCTGAACGCGGGCGCGGTCGTCAAGCGCGACCAGCAGTGCATGACGACGGAGGACTGCTACGGCAACTACGATCTCTATCTGAACTATCTGCGCGGCGGCCCCGGCTTCGGCGATCCGCTCGACCGCGAAATCGACGCGATCGAGCACGACCTGAACAACGCGCTGCTGTTGCCCGAGTATGCGCAGAAGGTCTACGGCGCGGTCGCGACCCGCGACGCGAACGGCGTCTGGACCGTCGACGCGAAGGCGACCGCATTGCAGCGCGTCGAGATCCGCAACGCGCGCCTCGCCCGTTCGCAGCCGACCCGCGAATGGATGAAGGGCGAACGCGAGCGGATCCTGGTGAAGCATGCGTCGACGCAAGTGCAGCACATGTTCGCGACGAGCTTCGGCCTGTCGAAGAAATTCGAGCTGCAGTTCCGCACGTTCTGGGACTTGCCTGACGGCTGGACGCTCACCGAAGACGAGCTCGACGTGCCGACCTACGGCTCGAAGTTCCGCATGGATCTGTCGAAGATGCCCGACGTCAACACCGTCGTGCTCGTCGAAGAGTGA
- a CDS encoding acetone carboxylase subunit gamma, whose amino-acid sequence MSTYTKEQIGNMVDGKLDWDTTLRMLSMPKDGERFGMYVDALQQKLGWKDRIVLPLGPHLYIVQQRATKKWVTQCDCGHVFCDYRENWKLHANIFVRDSEEAMDEVYPRLMAPDTQWQVYREYYCPTCGAMHDVEAPTPWYPVVHDFEPDVDAFYSEWIGLPVPERAD is encoded by the coding sequence ATGTCTACTTACACGAAGGAACAGATCGGCAACATGGTCGACGGCAAGCTCGACTGGGACACCACGCTGCGCATGCTGTCGATGCCGAAGGACGGCGAGCGGTTCGGCATGTACGTCGATGCACTGCAGCAAAAGCTCGGCTGGAAAGACCGCATCGTGCTGCCGCTCGGCCCGCACCTGTACATCGTGCAGCAGCGGGCGACGAAGAAATGGGTCACGCAATGCGACTGCGGCCACGTGTTCTGCGACTACCGGGAGAACTGGAAGCTGCACGCGAACATCTTCGTGCGCGACTCCGAGGAAGCGATGGACGAAGTCTATCCACGGCTGATGGCGCCCGACACGCAATGGCAGGTGTATCGCGAGTACTACTGCCCGACGTGCGGCGCGATGCACGACGTCGAAGCGCCGACGCCGTGGTATCCGGTCGTTCACGACTTCGAGCCCGACGTCGACGCGTTCTATTCGGAATGGATCGGCCTGCCGGTTCCGGAACGCGCCGATTGA